A window of Fundulus heteroclitus isolate FHET01 chromosome 15, MU-UCD_Fhet_4.1, whole genome shotgun sequence contains these coding sequences:
- the LOC105930511 gene encoding tripartite motif-containing protein 35, with protein MATNTEQGEADYTCPVCCDIFTDPVVLLCGHSFCQHCLQEWWRQSKLRICPVCKEIFPMTRPPRNLALRNLSDSLRQERSRSAGGSKELCSLHGEKFKLFCQNDKQPICLVCRDAKAHKEHNCVPINEAAEEYRAKIQLHLLNLKSNRGSFEKQKENWNKIAHHIQIQAQQTEKTIRAEFQKLYQFLRAEEAGRINACRKEAKLKSGPVNLKLVNLTAEISELMKKIKTIEDEMKTDDLSFMLNVRTTLQGFLYKEQETQTPTGTLMDVAKHISNLQFSVWKKMADIVQYTPVTLDPNTSCRRLDISDNLTKSRQGYYDESIPDIPERLQGSDILGYQGFNSGKHSWDVEVDGYWAVGVATKTKDYRDKKTCSAAFLNIIGRGWIAT; from the exons ATGGCTACGAACACGGAACAGGGCGAGGCGGACTACACGTGCCCTGTCTGCTGCGATATATTTACTGATCCTGTTGTGCTGCTGTGCGGTCACAGCTTCTGTCAGCATTGTCTGCAGGAGTGGTGGAGACAGAGCAAACTAAGGATATGCCCCGTGTGCAAGGAAATATTCCCCATGACTCGGCCGCCACGAAATCTGgcactgagaaacctgtcggaCTCCTTGAGACAGGAGAGGAGCAGGAGTGCTGGTGGGTCCAAGGAGCTTTGTTCCCTGCACGGTGAGAAGTTCAAACTTTTCTGTCAGAATGACAAGCAGCCAATCTGCTTGGTTTGCCGGGATGCAAAAGCACACAAGGAACACAACTGTGTTCCTATTAATGAAGCAGCAGAGGAGTATAGA GCTAAAATCCAGCTTCACCTGCTGAATCTAAAAAGTAATCGGGGATCATTTGAGaagcaaaaagagaactggAATAAAATTGCCCATCACATTCAG ATCCAGGCTCAGCAGACAGAGAAGACCATCAGAGCAGAGTTTCAGAAACTTTATCAGTTTCTGCGAGCAGAGGAGGCTGGTCGGATAAATGCGTGTCGGAAGGAGGCAAAGCTTAAGAGTGGCCCAGTGAACCTGAAGCTCGTAAACTTAACTGCAGAGATTTCTGAGCtcatgaaaaaaatcaaaaccataGAAGATGAGATGAAAACAGATGACCTCTCGTTCATGCTG aatgtgAGAACAACTTTGCAGGG atttttgtacAAAGAGCAAGAAACACAGACTCCGACAGGAACACTAATGGATGTAGCTAAACACATCAGTAACCTGCAGTTCTCAGTTTGGAAGAAAATGGCTGATATAGTACAATACA CTCCTGTAACTCTGGATCCCAACACCAGCTGCAGAAGGCTAGACATCTCGGATAACCTCACTAAATCAAGACAAGGTTATTATGATGAGTCAATTCCTGATATCCCTGAAAGGCTGCAGGGGTCAGACATTCTTGGATATCAAGGTTTTAACTCTGGTAAACATAGCTGGGATGTGGAAGTGGATGGTTATTGGGCTGTAGGTGTGGCAACTAAAACCAAAGACTATCGTGATAAAAAAACATG
- the LOC118566192 gene encoding tripartite motif-containing protein 35-like, with the protein MATNTEQGEADYTCPVCCDIFTDPVVLLCGHSFCQHCLQEWWRKSKQRTCPVCKEIFPMTRPPRNLALRNLSDSLRQERSRSAGGSKELCSLHGEKFKLFCQNDKQPICLICRDAKAHKKHDCVPINEAAEEYRAQAQLNLKKMTSKRKSFKKKKEKWDAIARQIQIQAQQTEKTIRAEFQKRYRLLRAEEAGRINACRKEAKLKSGPVNLKLVNLTAEISELVKKTKTLEDEMKTDDLSFMLNVRTTLQGFLYKEQETQTPTGILMDEAKHISNLQFPVWKKMADTVQYTPVNLDPNTSCRM; encoded by the exons ATGGCTACGAACACGGAACAGGGCGAGGCGGACTACACGTGCCCTGTCTGCTGCGATATATTTACTGATCCTGTTGTGCTGCTGTGCGGTCACAGCTTCTGTCAGCATTGTCTGCAGGAGTGGTGGAGAAAGAGCAAACAAAGGACATGCCCCGTTTGCAAGGAAATATTCCCCATGACTAGGCCGCCACGAAATCTGgcactgagaaacctgtcggaCTCCTTGAGACAGGAGAGGAGCAGGAGTGCTGGTGGGTCCAAGGAGCTTTGTTCCCTGCACGGTGAGAAGTTCAAACTTTTCTGTCAGAATGACAAGCAGCCAATCTGCTTGATTTGCCGGGATGCAAAAGCACACAAGAAACACGACTGCGTTCCTATTAATGAAGCAGCAGAGGAGTACCGA GCTCAAGCCCAGCTCAATCTGAAGAAGATGACAAGTAAGCGCAAATcattcaagaagaaaaaagagaagtgGGACGCCATTGCCCGTCAAATCCAG ATCCAGGCTCAGCAGACAGAGAAGACCATCAGAGCAGAGTTTCAGAAACGTTATCGGCTCCTGCGAGCAGAGGAGGCTGGTCGGATAAATGCGTGTCGGAAGGAGGCAAAGCTTAAGAGTGGCCCAGTGAACCTGAAGCTCGTAAACTTAACTGCAGAGATTTCTGAGCTTGTgaaaaaaaccaaaaccttAGAAGATGAGATGAAAACAGATGACCTCTCGTTCATGCTG aatgtgAGAACAACTTTGCAGGG atttttgtacAAAGAGCAAGAAACACAGACTCCGACAGGAATACTAATGGATGAAGCTAAACACATCAGTAACCTGCAGTTCCCAGTTTGGAAGAAAATGGCTGATACAGTACAATACA ctCCTGTAAATCTGGATCCCAACACCAGCTGCAGAATGTGA